In one window of Synchiropus splendidus isolate RoL2022-P1 chromosome 15, RoL_Sspl_1.0, whole genome shotgun sequence DNA:
- the LOC128772099 gene encoding metaxin-1-like: MAAPDELFCWEGDWGLPSVSSDSLVVLAYAQFAGAPLKLQKTSNPWRSPSGSLPALRTSQKEVLSRPADIIIHLRKQKYNADYDLSAKEGADSLALICLMEEKLLPALIYTFWVETKNYVDVTRRWYADHMPFPLNFLLPWRMQSQELERLRMLRGDATLEAGEDLEKELYRDAVECMNLLAHRLGSHKFFFGDSPSSLDAYVFGNLAPVLKAKLPNNKLQQHLKSLDNLSSFCTNILLLYFPRDGRETPSQKSTPPPPETGDMDHIPNKRRKQFLSVVVALGAMLSYALLTGMVSIQHQAVLEEPPDLESLDSPDHERGDED; the protein is encoded by the exons ATGGCGGCGCCCGACGAGTTGTTTTGCTGGGAAGGAGACTGGGGCCTGCCTTCCGTAAGCTCCGACTCTCTGGTGGTTCTG GCCTACGCTCAGTTCGCTGGAGCCCCACTCAAACTTCAGAAGACGTCTAATCCGTGGAGGAGTCCGAGCG GttcacttcctgctctcaggaccAGCCAGAAGGAGGTTCTGTCCAGACCCGCTGACATCATCATCCACTTGAGGAAGCAG AAATACAACGCTGACTATGACCTCTCCGCCAAAGAGGGGGCCGACAGTCTGGCACTCATCTGCTtgatggaggagaagctgctgcctgcACTG ATCTACACCTTCTGGGTAGAGACGAAGAACTACGTGGACGTGACGCGCCGCTGGTACGCTGACCACATGCCCTTCCCCCTCAACTTCCTGCTGCCCTGGAGGATGCAGAGCCAGGAGCTAGAGAGGCTGAGGATGCTGCGGGGGGACGCTACTCTGGAGGCGGGGGAGGATCTGGAGAAGGAG CTGTACCGAGACGCCGTGGAGTGCATGAACCTGCTGGCCCACCGACTGGGCTCACACAAGTTCTTCTTCGGAGACTC ACCCTCATCTCTAGATGCTTACGTGTTTGGGAACTTGGCTCCAGTCCTGAAGGCCAAACTGCCCAACAACAAACTGCAGCAGCACCTCAAGTCTCTGGACAACCTGAGCAGCTTCTGCACCAACATCCTGCTGCTTTACTTCCCCCGGGACGGACGAG AAACCCCCAGCCAGAAGTcgactcctcctccaccagagaCCGGTGACATGGACCACATTCCCAACAAGCGCAGAAAACAGTTCCTGTCGGTCGTGGTGGCCCTGGGCGCCATGCTGAGCTACGCCCTGCTGACCGGCATGGTGTCCATTCAACACCAGGCGGTGCTGGAGGAGCCACCTGATTTGGAGTCCCTGGACTCTCCAGATCACGAGCGCGGCGATGAAGACTGA